From a region of the Synechococcus sp. PCC 7502 genome:
- the mtnA gene encoding S-methyl-5-thioribose-1-phosphate isomerase, whose protein sequence is MVNGIYKPFWLDGESLIIIDQTKLPFSYETLRLTTPDDAIAAIKNMNVRGAGVIGNVGAFGVYLAAIASVGNLDAIIAIAQQIRIARPTAVNLTWAVDRVIKVLKNLGSENPEIIINTAKQEAINISDEDVENSEKIGKFGCDRIQEISNAKSGQTVNILTHCNAGWLAIVDSGSALAPIYEAHSRGIDIHVWVDETRPRNQGASLTAWELQQAGIKHTIIADNTGGLLMQYGLVDMCIVGADRVTAQGDVINKIGTYLKALAAKDHNIPFYVALPSSTFDFELIDGIKEVEIETRNPDEVLYIQGITADQVLSTVRIAPYESNAINYAFDITPNRLVTGLITEQGICAANQEAIAHQKKELSR, encoded by the coding sequence ATGGTAAATGGCATTTATAAACCCTTTTGGCTGGATGGGGAAAGTTTAATAATCATTGATCAAACTAAATTGCCCTTTAGCTATGAAACCTTAAGATTAACTACTCCCGATGATGCGATCGCCGCCATTAAAAATATGAATGTGCGTGGGGCAGGAGTAATTGGTAATGTGGGGGCATTTGGGGTTTATTTAGCAGCGATCGCTTCCGTAGGAAATCTGGACGCAATTATAGCCATAGCTCAACAAATTCGTATAGCTCGTCCCACGGCGGTTAACTTAACTTGGGCAGTGGATCGAGTCATTAAGGTATTAAAAAATCTAGGCTCAGAAAATCCTGAAATTATTATTAATACTGCCAAACAAGAGGCAATTAATATCTCCGATGAAGATGTGGAAAATTCCGAAAAGATCGGAAAATTTGGCTGCGATCGCATTCAAGAAATTAGTAATGCCAAATCGGGACAAACAGTAAATATTCTGACTCATTGTAATGCTGGGTGGTTAGCGATCGTGGATAGTGGTTCTGCCCTTGCTCCGATTTATGAGGCACATTCTAGGGGTATAGATATTCACGTTTGGGTAGATGAAACCCGTCCTAGAAATCAAGGAGCATCTTTAACAGCATGGGAACTTCAACAAGCGGGAATTAAACACACAATTATTGCTGATAATACAGGCGGTTTATTAATGCAGTATGGCTTAGTGGATATGTGTATTGTTGGAGCCGACCGAGTCACTGCCCAAGGTGATGTCATTAACAAAATTGGGACTTACTTAAAAGCACTAGCCGCTAAAGATCACAATATTCCTTTCTATGTGGCTTTACCCAGTTCTACCTTTGATTTTGAGTTAATCGATGGCATTAAAGAAGTGGAAATTGAAACCAGAAATCCCGATGAGGTTTTATACATACAGGGAATCACTGCTGATCAAGTTTTATCTACGGTGAGAATTGCCCCTTATGAAAGTAACGCCATAAATTATGCCTTTGACATTACTCCTAATCGCTTAGTAACAGGTCTAATTACCGAACAAGGAATTTGTGCTGCTAATCAAGAAGCGATCGCCCACCAGAAAAAAGAATTGAGCAGATAA
- a CDS encoding type II toxin-antitoxin system RelE/ParE family toxin, whose protein sequence is MTNQIHVEASPTFLKNIRTLRKKYPRIQNDMQSVIQQLEQGKLLGDQISGVGYPVFKLRVKNSDIQKGKSGGYRLIYYVKTATGIVLLTVYPKSE, encoded by the coding sequence ATGACTAACCAAATCCACGTTGAAGCCTCACCAACATTTCTAAAAAATATCCGCACACTTCGCAAAAAATATCCACGCATTCAGAATGATATGCAATCAGTCATTCAACAACTAGAGCAAGGAAAGTTATTAGGCGATCAAATATCAGGTGTTGGTTATCCTGTCTTCAAACTGAGAGTTAAAAATAGTGACATTCAAAAAGGAAAAAGTGGCGGCTATCGTCTAATTTATTATGTCAAAACAGCGACAGGAATCGTTTTGCTGACCGTTTACCCCAAATCTGAATAA
- a CDS encoding methyl-accepting chemotaxis protein, whose product MGKRIQSAGVNIFQNRLIGTKLNIALGVAGVLTLLGISLAGLVAEHRQWEQLENQEKSKLATLAEGFNQTSSPITISRDKLPDSSELSSLRGDSKSVLIVDQSANVTASLGTVPVGSKFDPSGLVSKALASGTRISVTDLTSENSLVNYTVTPIKNQNILGAIVGIKPVDTQASTAGISKALLEFTAIATPNDLANPKLSPTFPIKIAKEASSKTTVEEFKIEGQSFLIAGAPILNYAGKPIAVFIHGHKYQPPLIFVQVIGIGFIFLIIGYVFALSIVTEIIKSIQKLERSAREYSRGNLTTPIKVSTQDEIGTLANLFNNLIAKLQNSEIEQAEARAQVQAQTIELEDEVGDLLDVVSDLESGNLTVQAQVTDQATGLVADTLNRLIEQLANIMSTVLSTAQQVTQGADSLEQLATSVTQNAQLQSESVAQATKEIENINQLATTASEEAIAANIAVKSAQSAVSLGQEEITKLNNSIALLQEGTTQIVQRLKTLGEFVDLAKQFVQDQKRLSSLTQVVAMNASMIAARAVEQKEPDQFASVAREFEAIASQVNNLATQTSQGLVVLQQRTGFIEIVVSGISQDIKDVTDYVSEFTTGVEQSSQAFKDIKDVTEQVAALGDSVLQSSQEIAVAVQSGVDSIQEIAALAQRSASQSNLTLERSAQMGQLARRLLNDVRFFQLPADKIPQNFLFASTNDNLKEGDN is encoded by the coding sequence ATGGGTAAGCGTATTCAATCTGCTGGGGTTAATATTTTTCAAAATCGGTTGATCGGCACTAAGTTAAATATAGCCTTGGGTGTTGCTGGTGTATTAACTTTGCTGGGAATAAGTTTGGCGGGATTAGTAGCTGAACATCGCCAGTGGGAGCAGTTAGAAAATCAGGAAAAATCTAAACTAGCAACTTTAGCTGAAGGCTTTAATCAAACTTCTTCTCCTATTACAATTTCAAGGGATAAACTACCTGATAGCTCAGAGTTATCCAGCCTGAGGGGCGACTCTAAATCTGTTTTGATAGTGGATCAATCGGCAAATGTCACTGCAAGTTTGGGTACTGTGCCAGTTGGGAGTAAGTTTGATCCCAGTGGGCTTGTGAGTAAGGCGCTCGCTTCGGGTACTCGAATTAGTGTGACTGATTTGACCTCCGAGAATAGTTTAGTGAATTACACAGTTACCCCGATTAAAAATCAAAATATTTTGGGGGCAATTGTGGGGATTAAACCCGTGGACACTCAAGCTTCTACGGCGGGAATTAGTAAAGCTTTGCTTGAATTTACAGCGATCGCCACCCCCAATGATCTAGCCAATCCTAAACTTAGCCCTACCTTCCCCATCAAGATTGCTAAAGAGGCTTCGAGCAAAACTACTGTAGAAGAGTTCAAAATTGAGGGACAGTCTTTCTTAATTGCAGGCGCACCAATTCTTAATTATGCAGGTAAGCCCATAGCCGTATTTATCCATGGACATAAATATCAACCTCCTTTAATTTTTGTGCAGGTAATTGGCATCGGCTTCATATTTCTCATAATTGGCTACGTTTTTGCCCTATCAATTGTGACGGAAATCATTAAATCAATTCAAAAATTAGAACGCTCAGCTAGGGAATATAGTCGGGGCAATTTAACAACTCCAATTAAGGTATCTACCCAAGATGAAATTGGCACCTTAGCTAACCTATTTAATAATCTGATTGCTAAGCTCCAAAACAGCGAAATTGAGCAGGCGGAGGCTAGGGCACAGGTTCAGGCGCAGACCATAGAACTAGAGGATGAAGTTGGTGATCTTTTAGATGTGGTATCTGATTTGGAATCTGGAAACCTAACTGTACAGGCACAGGTGACTGATCAAGCTACGGGGCTAGTGGCAGATACGCTGAATCGCTTGATTGAACAATTGGCAAACATCATGTCCACGGTGTTAAGTACCGCCCAGCAAGTAACTCAAGGTGCAGATAGTCTGGAACAACTGGCGACTTCTGTAACTCAAAATGCCCAACTTCAGTCTGAGTCTGTAGCTCAAGCTACCAAGGAAATTGAAAATATTAATCAGTTAGCCACCACTGCCTCCGAAGAAGCGATCGCCGCAAATATTGCCGTTAAATCAGCCCAGTCTGCAGTGTCATTGGGGCAGGAAGAAATTACGAAGCTGAATAATTCCATTGCCCTATTACAGGAGGGAACCACCCAAATTGTGCAAAGGTTAAAAACCCTCGGTGAGTTTGTGGACTTGGCAAAACAGTTTGTGCAGGATCAAAAACGCCTATCCTCCCTAACCCAAGTGGTGGCGATGAACGCTTCCATGATTGCTGCCCGTGCCGTGGAACAAAAAGAGCCAGATCAGTTTGCTAGTGTTGCCCGTGAATTTGAAGCAATCGCCTCTCAGGTAAATAACTTGGCGACTCAAACCAGTCAGGGATTAGTAGTGCTACAGCAACGCACGGGATTTATTGAAATTGTGGTATCGGGGATTAGTCAAGATATTAAGGATGTGACCGACTATGTGAGCGAGTTTACCACTGGAGTTGAGCAATCAAGTCAGGCTTTTAAGGATATTAAAGATGTAACTGAGCAGGTAGCAGCCTTGGGAGATAGTGTTTTGCAATCGAGTCAAGAAATTGCTGTTGCTGTGCAAAGCGGTGTAGATTCGATCCAAGAAATTGCAGCCTTGGCACAACGTTCCGCTAGTCAATCTAATTTAACTCTTGAGCGATCGGCACAGATGGGGCAATTGGCAAGAAGACTGTTAAATGATGTACGCTTTTTTCAATTACCAGCGGATAAGATTCCCCAAAACTTTCTATTTGCTAGCACCAACGATAACTTAAAAGAAGGAGATAATTGA
- a CDS encoding response regulator, producing MLNTAEDQLQQELRTLFDLDTQKYLQLYISTAQNLSEDSWKHDIQEIYRCVHTIKGGAVTVGAEAILEVSTVLEDLLSDLRYLDDAPSLSDRQLQEILVEAGELLTASLELSSNDSATALADRILAMRSLLQATYLPNWSDQDQLHQEFAEQGFDLVVLELDMAIEQLSPNSIVTSDVVTIAADTMMQLQQIGEEINLGESWQTLLSQSQALIQNPSSDVWLSQWSGYLRSLKECAKHGGKIPELSMPIHQLDQTDQSNSSNQTNQFEDFITEITDQISDIAEFSEPVEPSDPVDPLEQELRNLFDLDTQNSLQLYMGTVKQLQESTWQQDIQQMYRAIHTIKGGAVTVGAEAILQVSTVFEDLLSDLRNVDPVPDLSNGFLQQVLIECGELLVASLGKSAVPTSSIQRILELQTQVKTNYLEEWNEQKQLAREFAEQGFDLVILDLEMAIEQLPETGTVSSESLEVATMTLMQLQEIGNEIGLATDWQDLLAQTQTLLESPDCELWRSQFMNRLRTLKEYARNGGKAPQIAKPVITKPLTNELEFTNLTDNLADATNEIAEIEDLPSSLDIVPEQFIQYIQPKRKKPKELVVSAADVQIPVPLERLDRSSQHLVETLMATRATQGFYQLVYDNLLPIVSLAQDSIQYIGQLREVQDDYALIESSKNQESPEVESYRQGYTAINRLLEISLRLTELGAETGESARRTAESLQRLERSLRGLQQTLEESRLVAFETLSFRVRGILRDLTTRNLDKRAQLTVIGEKLELDAGTLRNLEPVLLHLIRNSFDHGLETVGERAVLGKPQKGTITLSLVRRGSVFVLKVNDDGRGIDPEKIQKIAIAKNLPLTNTDNSAALLAVICQPGFTSAQVVSDISGRGVGMDVVANQIEAIGGQLSLDTKLGVGTTFTIQIPVPNLFVRCMLLQAGDRIFGVPTSDIFTTMLLGDLLWQKQDSALYSMTITEDTGAVPALDLYQYWQGETSNRTYLPTSIAVRTKRSQDTLGVWIIADSLVGQSDLLVNAIPSPLTSPVGVMGVSLQSDGKLIPIIDPVSLIDRLLSSTQGAIAIPTVTEVEDIARILVVDDAALMRRRIESSLSNQGYNIHICSDGLEAWDWMQNHAQPTMLITDIEMPGMDGFTLIDRCRQAGMNMPIMVISSRLAEEWSKETKRLGADDYLTKGFTTPELLAKVASLLAEN from the coding sequence ATGCTGAATACTGCCGAAGATCAACTCCAACAGGAATTGCGTACCCTATTTGATTTAGATACTCAAAAGTATTTGCAGTTGTACATCAGTACTGCCCAAAACCTTAGTGAGGACTCGTGGAAACATGATATTCAGGAGATTTATCGCTGCGTTCACACCATTAAAGGAGGAGCAGTTACGGTCGGTGCCGAGGCAATTTTAGAAGTTTCTACAGTTTTAGAGGATTTACTGTCAGATTTACGTTACTTAGATGATGCCCCCAGTCTTAGCGATCGCCAACTGCAAGAGATTCTAGTAGAAGCAGGTGAACTGTTAACAGCTAGCCTTGAATTATCAAGTAACGATTCCGCCACAGCTTTGGCAGACAGGATTTTGGCAATGCGATCGCTACTCCAAGCCACCTACCTTCCCAACTGGAGCGATCAAGACCAATTACATCAAGAATTTGCCGAACAGGGCTTTGATTTGGTGGTGTTAGAGCTAGATATGGCGATTGAGCAGCTTAGTCCTAACAGTATTGTCACATCAGATGTTGTCACTATTGCCGCCGATACCATGATGCAGCTACAGCAGATCGGGGAAGAGATTAACCTGGGGGAGTCTTGGCAAACCTTACTCAGCCAAAGTCAAGCTCTGATTCAAAATCCCAGCAGTGATGTGTGGTTATCTCAATGGTCTGGTTATTTGCGATCACTCAAGGAATGCGCCAAGCATGGGGGCAAAATTCCCGAACTATCTATGCCAATTCATCAACTCGATCAGACGGATCAATCTAATTCATCTAATCAAACTAATCAATTTGAAGATTTTATTACTGAAATTACCGACCAAATTTCTGATATTGCTGAATTTTCGGAACCAGTTGAGCCTTCTGATCCAGTTGATCCTTTAGAGCAAGAGCTACGGAATCTGTTTGACTTAGATACCCAAAACTCCTTACAGCTATATATGGGTACAGTAAAGCAGCTACAGGAGTCCACTTGGCAACAGGACATTCAGCAAATGTATCGTGCCATCCATACGATTAAAGGGGGGGCGGTGACGGTTGGGGCAGAGGCTATTTTGCAGGTATCCACGGTTTTTGAGGATTTACTATCGGATTTGCGTAATGTTGACCCAGTCCCTGACCTTAGCAATGGCTTTTTGCAACAGGTTTTGATTGAGTGCGGTGAGCTTTTAGTTGCCAGCCTTGGTAAATCTGCAGTTCCTACTAGTTCAATTCAAAGAATTTTAGAACTGCAAACCCAAGTTAAAACAAATTACCTAGAAGAGTGGAATGAGCAGAAACAGTTAGCACGGGAATTTGCCGAACAGGGCTTTGATCTGGTGATTTTGGACTTGGAAATGGCGATCGAGCAGTTACCCGAAACTGGTACCGTATCCTCGGAATCCCTTGAGGTTGCAACTATGACCCTGATGCAGCTTCAGGAAATTGGTAATGAAATTGGCTTAGCCACAGATTGGCAAGATTTATTAGCACAAACCCAAACCCTATTAGAAAGTCCTGATTGTGAATTGTGGCGATCGCAATTTATGAATAGACTCAGAACCTTAAAAGAGTACGCCCGCAACGGTGGTAAGGCTCCCCAAATTGCTAAACCAGTAATTACTAAACCACTAACTAATGAACTTGAGTTTACTAATTTAACTGATAATCTGGCTGATGCAACTAATGAAATTGCAGAGATTGAGGATTTACCTAGCTCCTTGGATATAGTCCCTGAGCAGTTTATTCAATACATTCAACCCAAGCGCAAGAAGCCAAAGGAACTAGTAGTATCAGCCGCCGATGTGCAAATTCCCGTACCCCTAGAACGTCTTGATCGCTCTTCTCAGCATTTAGTGGAAACCCTCATGGCAACCCGTGCTACCCAGGGGTTTTATCAACTGGTTTACGATAATCTGCTGCCGATTGTGTCTCTAGCGCAAGATAGCATTCAGTACATTGGGCAGTTGCGGGAAGTTCAAGATGACTATGCTTTAATTGAATCTTCCAAAAATCAAGAATCTCCCGAAGTAGAAAGCTATCGCCAAGGTTACACAGCCATTAACCGTCTTTTAGAAATTAGTTTGCGCTTAACTGAGCTAGGGGCAGAAACAGGGGAATCGGCAAGACGGACAGCAGAAAGCCTACAAAGACTGGAACGCAGTTTACGGGGACTACAACAAACCCTAGAAGAAAGTCGCCTTGTTGCCTTTGAAACTCTAAGTTTTCGGGTACGAGGAATTTTGCGCGATCTGACCACTCGAAATTTAGATAAGCGGGCGCAATTGACAGTAATTGGGGAAAAACTGGAACTAGATGCAGGTACGTTACGGAACCTAGAACCTGTGCTTCTACACCTGATTAGAAATTCCTTTGATCATGGCTTAGAAACCGTGGGTGAAAGGGCTGTACTGGGCAAACCCCAAAAAGGCACAATTACCCTATCTTTAGTCCGTCGTGGTAGTGTGTTTGTCTTGAAAGTTAATGATGATGGTCGAGGTATTGATCCAGAAAAGATTCAGAAAATTGCGATCGCTAAAAATTTACCCTTAACTAATACCGATAATTCTGCGGCTCTGTTAGCAGTTATATGTCAACCTGGATTTACCTCAGCCCAAGTAGTCAGTGATATTTCTGGTCGGGGTGTGGGCATGGATGTGGTTGCTAATCAAATTGAAGCGATCGGAGGGCAGCTAAGCCTTGATACTAAACTGGGAGTGGGGACAACTTTTACGATTCAAATTCCTGTACCCAATTTATTTGTGCGGTGTATGTTGCTCCAGGCAGGCGATCGCATTTTTGGTGTTCCCACCTCTGATATTTTTACGACAATGCTATTGGGGGATTTACTCTGGCAAAAACAGGATTCTGCCCTATATTCGATGACCATTACCGAAGATACTGGGGCTGTACCCGCCCTTGACCTCTATCAATACTGGCAGGGAGAAACATCTAACCGTACCTATTTACCGACTTCTATTGCCGTGCGTACCAAGCGATCGCAGGATACCTTAGGGGTATGGATAATTGCTGATAGTCTAGTGGGGCAGAGCGATTTACTAGTTAACGCTATTCCCAGTCCCTTAACCAGTCCTGTGGGGGTGATGGGCGTAAGTTTACAGTCCGATGGCAAATTAATCCCAATCATAGACCCAGTTTCCTTAATTGATCGACTTTTAAGCTCTACTCAAGGGGCGATCGCGATCCCAACTGTAACTGAGGTTGAAGATATAGCCCGCATTCTCGTTGTAGATGATGCTGCCCTGATGCGCCGCCGCATTGAAAGTAGTCTGAGCAATCAGGGTTATAACATTCATATCTGTAGCGATGGCTTAGAAGCATGGGATTGGATGCAAAATCATGCCCAACCGACTATGCTAATTACCGATATTGAAATGCCAGGGATGGATGGATTTACCCTCATTGACCGTTGCCGCCAAGCAGGAATGAATATGCCGATTATGGTAATCTCTTCTCGTCTAGCGGAAGAGTGGTCAAAGGAAACTAAACGGCTGGGGGCTGATGATTACTTAACCAAAGGCTTTACAACCCCAGAGCTTTTAGCCAAAGTTGCCTCTCTATTAGCTGAAAATTAG
- a CDS encoding N-6 DNA methylase translates to MIDHSYGKLYTIQRFPRQRLLYPMNLSDILKDSEYKLSQFKPDEVAWLEQTIFLKTSTKGDVPYIKCLVRGKDIKLTPEEAVRQLYLNVLTGRYQYPANRILVEYEVSFGREKKRADIAIMDRDRPNVPYIIVELKKPKLKDGKEQLKSYCNATGSPIGVWTNGEQISFYQRKDPNYFEDITDIPNVNQTLADILNERFTLNDLVKKDKLVTEKKSLKALILEMEDEVLANAGVDVFEELFMLIFTKLYDEWESGRDEKRKNTRLLEFRNTGQTETELKIKIQGLFDRAKKQWEGVFKESDKITLSLSHLSICVSSLENVKLFNSNLDVVDEAFEYLISKSSKGEKGQYFTPRYVIDMCVKMLNPQEDEAIIDTAAGSSGFPVHTIFYVWQRIIDDEGLQVSNLFSLEKKPVRCEDYVKGKVFAIDFDEKAVRVSRTLNLIAGDGQTNVLHLNTLDYGSWKERAKEDDWRDVYGDGFKRLRGFADKKDDFKSFQFDIVMANPPFAGEIKESQTISKYDLAVKGNGKRQEKMGRDILFIERNLDFLKAGGRMAVVLPQGRFNNSSDKYIRDFIAERCRILAVVGLHGNTFKPHTGTKTSVLFVQKWNDDPRAGALCPRRDNYNIFFATMRKSGKDNSGDKIYVKKSDGSGEFLLDAHGHLIVDHDLFNHDGKTQDGIAEAFIEFTKKENLSFFDLSSSVTPFDAEKYDRLMGELEASEVRYSDLERTHRIDSEFFKKEYIEITRILKQKRLNSITNLVKVFDGNHMKISDNFTDNGIPYYRGQDIHHFFIEQSSPIFIDEDTYNLSYMKRSHLKKGDVLLSIVGTIGSVSFVSTNQPATCNCKLAILRPQKVKPEYFSTYLNSKFGQSQIKRFTRGAVQMGLILEDMDQVIIPEFSSKIEESVSDVIMLAEKCLRQSDKRYQQAEDLLLSELGLKDWQPTDENIAVKSFSASFGTSDRLDAEHYQPKFDQLIEKIEQKVNLSKLGELLTWNQRGKQPSYFEEDQNILDGLPVVNSKHVREGQVILVDNRYAKYQPEDKPLIIQTNDVLINGTGVGTIGRCAPYLHKQNALPDNHVTILRTKVLDPVYLSIYINSIAGQYQVEKYLKGSSGQTELYPKDIDNFWVWEAPDKIQQRIKNKVEEAHQKREQSKQLLEIAKTGVEKAIEENEELAINWIEKELQKLNVSINQ, encoded by the coding sequence ATGATCGATCACAGTTACGGTAAGCTCTATACCATACAACGATTTCCCAGACAACGCCTTTTGTACCCGATGAACCTATCCGATATCCTGAAAGACTCTGAGTATAAGCTTTCGCAGTTTAAGCCTGATGAAGTGGCTTGGCTTGAGCAGACTATTTTCTTAAAAACAAGTACTAAGGGGGATGTGCCTTATATTAAGTGTTTGGTTAGGGGTAAGGATATTAAGCTGACTCCTGAAGAGGCGGTTAGGCAGCTTTATTTAAATGTGTTAACAGGGCGCTATCAATATCCAGCTAATCGGATTTTGGTAGAGTATGAGGTTTCTTTTGGGCGGGAGAAGAAACGGGCTGATATTGCAATTATGGATAGGGATCGCCCGAATGTGCCTTATATCATCGTTGAACTGAAAAAGCCAAAACTTAAAGATGGTAAGGAACAGCTAAAGTCTTATTGCAATGCTACAGGTTCACCGATTGGGGTTTGGACTAATGGCGAACAGATTTCTTTTTATCAACGCAAAGACCCTAACTATTTTGAGGATATTACGGATATTCCAAATGTTAATCAAACATTGGCAGATATTCTCAATGAAAGGTTTACCCTCAACGATCTGGTAAAAAAAGATAAGCTGGTTACGGAGAAAAAGTCTTTAAAAGCACTGATTCTGGAAATGGAGGATGAAGTTCTTGCGAATGCGGGGGTTGATGTTTTTGAAGAGTTATTTATGCTGATTTTCACGAAGCTTTATGATGAGTGGGAATCTGGACGGGATGAGAAGCGTAAAAATACGAGATTGTTGGAATTTCGGAATACGGGACAAACTGAGACTGAGCTAAAAATTAAGATTCAAGGCTTATTTGATCGAGCTAAAAAACAGTGGGAAGGCGTATTTAAGGAAAGTGACAAAATTACTCTTAGTCTTTCTCATTTATCAATTTGCGTATCATCTTTGGAAAATGTGAAATTGTTTAATTCCAATCTTGATGTGGTTGATGAGGCGTTCGAGTATTTGATTAGTAAAAGTAGTAAAGGTGAAAAGGGGCAGTATTTCACACCACGCTATGTAATTGATATGTGTGTGAAGATGCTGAATCCACAGGAGGATGAGGCGATTATTGATACGGCGGCGGGTTCATCAGGTTTCCCTGTGCATACTATTTTTTATGTGTGGCAGCGAATTATTGATGATGAGGGTTTGCAGGTTAGCAACTTGTTCTCGTTGGAAAAGAAGCCTGTGCGTTGTGAAGATTATGTTAAAGGTAAGGTTTTTGCCATTGATTTTGATGAGAAGGCGGTACGGGTATCACGCACCTTAAATTTGATTGCGGGAGATGGACAGACAAATGTTTTACACTTGAATACGCTGGACTATGGATCGTGGAAAGAGAGAGCTAAAGAGGATGATTGGCGTGATGTTTATGGTGATGGGTTTAAGCGGTTGCGGGGTTTTGCTGATAAGAAGGATGATTTCAAGTCTTTTCAGTTTGATATTGTGATGGCTAATCCGCCGTTTGCAGGGGAAATTAAAGAATCACAAACTATTTCAAAGTACGATCTGGCGGTTAAGGGGAATGGTAAGCGGCAAGAAAAGATGGGACGAGATATTTTGTTTATTGAGCGCAATCTAGACTTTTTGAAGGCGGGAGGGCGAATGGCGGTGGTGTTGCCGCAGGGAAGGTTTAATAATTCTTCGGATAAGTATATTCGTGATTTTATTGCGGAACGTTGTCGTATTTTGGCGGTGGTGGGTTTGCACGGGAATACGTTTAAACCGCATACGGGGACTAAGACTTCGGTGTTGTTTGTGCAGAAGTGGAATGATGATCCGAGGGCTGGGGCTTTGTGTCCGCGTCGGGATAATTACAATATCTTTTTTGCGACGATGCGTAAAAGTGGTAAGGATAATTCAGGAGATAAAATCTATGTCAAAAAGTCCGATGGTTCAGGTGAGTTTTTGTTAGATGCTCATGGTCATTTGATTGTGGATCACGATCTGTTTAATCATGATGGCAAAACTCAAGATGGGATTGCTGAGGCTTTTATTGAGTTTACGAAGAAGGAGAATTTAAGTTTTTTTGATTTAAGCTCATCTGTTACGCCGTTTGATGCTGAGAAGTATGATCGGTTAATGGGTGAGCTGGAAGCATCAGAAGTTCGATATAGTGACTTGGAACGTACCCATAGAATTGATTCTGAGTTCTTTAAGAAAGAATATATTGAAATTACAAGGATATTAAAACAAAAAAGATTAAACTCGATAACTAACTTGGTCAAGGTTTTTGATGGGAACCACATGAAAATCAGTGATAACTTTACTGATAATGGTATTCCGTATTATCGAGGACAAGATATTCATCACTTTTTTATTGAACAATCATCACCTATTTTTATTGATGAAGATACTTATAACTTGAGTTATATGAAACGGTCTCATCTAAAAAAAGGAGATGTTTTACTCTCGATTGTAGGAACGATTGGAAGCGTGTCTTTTGTCAGTACAAATCAACCCGCAACTTGTAACTGTAAACTAGCAATTTTGCGACCTCAAAAGGTTAAACCCGAATATTTCTCTACCTATCTAAATTCTAAATTTGGTCAAAGTCAAATTAAGAGATTTACTCGTGGAGCCGTGCAAATGGGACTGATCCTAGAAGATATGGATCAAGTTATAATTCCAGAGTTTTCATCAAAGATTGAAGAAAGTGTTTCTGATGTAATAATGCTTGCCGAAAAATGTCTAAGACAATCTGATAAAAGATATCAACAAGCTGAAGATTTGTTATTGTCAGAGCTTGGGTTGAAGGACTGGCAACCGACGGATGAAAATATTGCGGTTAAGAGTTTTTCGGCTTCATTTGGGACAAGCGATCGGCTTGATGCTGAACACTATCAACCTAAATTTGATCAACTCATCGAAAAAATTGAACAAAAAGTAAACTTATCAAAACTCGGAGAATTATTAACTTGGAATCAACGAGGTAAACAGCCAAGCTACTTTGAAGAAGATCAAAATATATTAGATGGTTTACCAGTTGTTAACTCAAAGCACGTTAGAGAAGGTCAAGTTATCTTAGTTGATAACCGTTATGCAAAGTATCAACCTGAAGATAAACCTCTAATTATTCAAACTAATGATGTCCTGATTAATGGTACTGGTGTAGGAACTATTGGGCGATGCGCTCCATATCTACATAAGCAAAATGCTTTGCCAGATAATCACGTTACTATTTTAAGAACCAAGGTACTTGATCCAGTCTATTTATCAATTTATATCAATAGTATTGCTGGTCAATATCAAGTTGAAAAATATTTAAAAGGTTCGTCTGGACAAACAGAGCTATACCCTAAAGATATAGATAATTTTTGGGTATGGGAAGCTCCAGATAAAATTCAACAAAGGATTAAAAATAAGGTTGAAGAAGCACATCAAAAACGTGAACAATCCAAGCAACTTTTAGAAATTGCTAAAACTGGAGTAGAAAAGGCGATAGAAGAAAATGAAGAATTAGCGATTAATTGGATTGAGAAAGAGCTTCAAAAACTAAATGTTTCTATAAATCAATAG